A part of Limihaloglobus sulfuriphilus genomic DNA contains:
- a CDS encoding MotA/TolQ/ExbB proton channel family protein: protein MKNYLFIIVSVLAVVLPCASGYAREASFENASESIRARLDESLSELALLREKMAQEKIPLSRKLRDLESQLVEVRLEYQQATRLLDSRTLDLSNLKNEIDSRRDEGNYLSNLLGEYIRNFESRLHISEIQRYRKPLEEAKLAAENTALSQQQVYNAQAAILELSLERLYDALNGTKFDGTASDSSGSIHHGTFAAAGPVVIFQSDDGKNTGTAQQRLGSLEAAIIEFRNPDDTHAAAQVVQESRGFLPLDPTLGNAHKIEDTHETFIEHVKKGGVVMYPIFAMAGAALLVAVYKWIAMSMVRTPSRKKLGEVMNTVTKSDQKSAMDKAAKIRGPVGRMLRAGVEHMKEPRELVEEVMYEQILSTRLKLERWLSFIAICAASAPLLGLLGTVTGIINTFKLITVFGSGDVKTLSGGISEALITTEFGLIVAIPSLLIHAFLSRRAKSIVNQMEQAAMSLVNQISKTPYKAKDSQDDDSEAA from the coding sequence ATGAAGAATTACCTGTTTATAATAGTGTCGGTTCTGGCGGTTGTTTTACCCTGTGCATCAGGTTACGCCCGGGAAGCGAGTTTTGAAAACGCATCCGAATCCATCAGGGCCCGGCTTGATGAAAGCCTAAGTGAGCTCGCGCTGCTTCGTGAAAAGATGGCGCAAGAGAAAATTCCTCTCAGCCGCAAACTCAGGGACCTCGAGTCTCAGCTGGTGGAGGTTCGCCTTGAGTATCAGCAGGCCACAAGGCTTCTTGACAGCAGGACGCTGGATTTGAGCAACCTTAAAAACGAGATCGACTCCCGCCGCGATGAGGGCAATTACCTTTCAAATCTGCTCGGCGAGTATATACGCAATTTCGAGTCACGGCTTCACATCTCTGAGATTCAGCGATACCGTAAACCGCTCGAAGAAGCAAAGCTCGCGGCAGAGAATACGGCACTTTCGCAGCAGCAGGTTTATAATGCCCAGGCGGCAATTCTTGAGCTCTCTCTTGAGAGGCTCTATGACGCCCTGAACGGTACGAAGTTTGACGGAACCGCCTCAGACTCCAGCGGCTCCATACATCACGGCACGTTTGCCGCAGCCGGGCCCGTAGTCATCTTTCAGTCGGATGACGGGAAAAATACAGGAACTGCGCAGCAGCGGCTTGGTTCTCTTGAGGCGGCGATTATTGAATTCAGAAATCCCGATGATACACACGCCGCGGCACAGGTTGTGCAGGAATCCAGAGGTTTTCTGCCGCTTGACCCAACTCTGGGCAATGCGCACAAGATCGAAGATACACATGAGACGTTTATTGAACACGTCAAGAAGGGCGGTGTGGTCATGTACCCTATATTTGCCATGGCCGGGGCTGCCTTGCTGGTTGCTGTGTATAAGTGGATAGCCATGTCCATGGTTCGCACACCCTCTCGAAAAAAACTTGGCGAGGTGATGAATACCGTTACAAAATCAGACCAGAAATCCGCAATGGATAAAGCCGCTAAAATCAGAGGACCTGTGGGCAGAATGCTGCGAGCCGGTGTTGAGCATATGAAAGAGCCGCGTGAGCTGGTTGAAGAGGTGATGTATGAGCAGATACTTTCAACACGTCTCAAGTTGGAGAGATGGCTTTCATTCATAGCTATCTGCGCGGCATCTGCACCGCTTCTGGGGCTTCTGGGTACGGTTACGGGTATTATTAACACATTCAAGCTGATAACAGTTTTCGGCTCCGGCGATGTTAAGACGCTCTCCGGCGGCATATCGGAGGCACTTATAACAACCGAGTTCGGACTTATCGTAGCAATCCCGTCGCTGCTTATACACGCTTTTCTTTCCAGGCGGGCCAAGAGCATTGTTAATCAGATGGAACAGGCAGCTATGTCGCTTGTCAACCAGATAAGCAAAACTCCATATAAGGCTAAAGATTCTCAAGACGATGATTCTGAGGCGGCTTAA